One region of Catenuloplanes indicus genomic DNA includes:
- a CDS encoding response regulator transcription factor yields MTVTVVSASGATLTRVGIAAAFEAEPDLRLVGAAASGAQALALLAAQQPDVVLLDLDLADGNGLTWGAEVRRSHPALGIVLLAARDDDLLLRALEAGISAFLPRTEELGAILAAVRHAAAAPGSFTAPDLAGALTRRRHSATVVSPREREVLNLLRDGLTVPQIAATLGLSESTVKTYLARIYDKLGVTGRDQAVATATDRGLLTA; encoded by the coding sequence ATGACCGTCACCGTTGTATCCGCGTCCGGCGCCACGCTGACCCGGGTGGGGATCGCGGCGGCGTTCGAGGCCGAGCCGGACCTGCGATTGGTCGGCGCCGCGGCGTCCGGTGCGCAGGCGCTGGCGCTACTCGCCGCGCAGCAGCCGGACGTGGTGCTGCTCGACCTGGACCTGGCCGACGGCAACGGTCTGACCTGGGGCGCCGAGGTGCGGCGCAGCCACCCGGCGCTGGGCATAGTGCTGCTGGCCGCACGAGACGACGACCTGCTGCTGCGCGCGCTGGAGGCCGGGATCTCCGCGTTCCTGCCGCGCACCGAGGAGCTGGGCGCGATACTCGCCGCGGTCCGGCACGCGGCGGCCGCGCCCGGCTCGTTCACCGCGCCGGACCTGGCCGGTGCGCTGACCCGGCGCCGGCACTCGGCCACCGTGGTCAGCCCGCGCGAGCGCGAGGTGCTCAACCTGCTGCGCGACGGGCTGACCGTGCCGCAGATCGCGGCCACGCTCGGCCTGAGCGAGTCGACCGTGAAGACGTACCTGGCCCGGATCTACGACAAGCTCGGCGTGACCGGCCGCGATCAGGCCGTGGCCACCGCGACCGACCGCGGCCTGCTGACCGCCTAG
- a CDS encoding pilus assembly protein TadG-related protein produces the protein MPRLTGRRSRRRDRGAVAVLVAMLLAGGVVTGLGALTVDVGLIYAERAQLQTAADAAAIAVAKVCALRRPQCNGTDMKFEGLRFAQANVKNEAVEVSAVCGVVRVAVPLPIPACPAPPSNLTGCLGSASGTGEYVEVWVRTSRSGGSTALPPVFAGAVTGTDGVTVGACARATWQEISTVDGALPVVMSDCRVQQVFDTRGPELAPEDGRHRASPAGEIRLPFREIDAGSPTFGYCRATGWPRRSDATDGFGGDVLGGDPARCARTTFTIGTVRTLRDGDGDANAFWGDSRRGRKPAGCFALLNELVTSKEPVPVAVYRPTSTGASVESIRSFVITGWYRRGWPDRKPRVPGRDDRWNVRSTLTGASRCAVSPRFTDSCLFGYFTDDPAGGGAAGPASIRITG, from the coding sequence ATGCCGCGCCTGACCGGACGGCGATCGCGCCGGAGGGACCGCGGCGCGGTCGCCGTCCTCGTCGCCATGTTGCTGGCCGGCGGCGTGGTCACCGGCCTCGGCGCGCTGACCGTCGACGTCGGCCTGATCTACGCGGAGCGGGCCCAGCTGCAGACCGCCGCGGACGCGGCCGCGATCGCGGTGGCCAAGGTGTGCGCGCTGCGCCGGCCGCAGTGCAACGGGACCGACATGAAGTTCGAGGGCCTCCGGTTCGCCCAGGCGAACGTCAAGAACGAGGCGGTCGAGGTCAGCGCGGTCTGCGGCGTCGTTCGCGTCGCCGTACCGCTGCCGATCCCGGCCTGCCCCGCCCCGCCGTCCAACCTGACCGGCTGTCTCGGCAGCGCGTCCGGGACCGGCGAGTACGTCGAGGTGTGGGTGCGGACGTCTCGCTCCGGCGGCAGCACCGCGCTGCCCCCGGTCTTCGCCGGTGCGGTCACCGGCACCGACGGTGTCACGGTCGGCGCGTGCGCCCGGGCCACCTGGCAGGAGATCAGCACGGTCGACGGCGCGCTCCCGGTCGTGATGTCGGACTGCCGGGTCCAGCAGGTGTTCGACACCCGCGGCCCGGAACTCGCGCCGGAGGACGGCCGCCACCGGGCGTCGCCGGCCGGTGAGATCCGGCTGCCGTTCCGGGAGATCGACGCCGGATCGCCCACGTTCGGCTACTGCCGGGCCACCGGCTGGCCACGCCGCAGCGACGCGACGGACGGCTTCGGCGGCGACGTGCTCGGCGGCGATCCCGCGCGGTGCGCCCGCACGACGTTCACCATCGGCACGGTCCGCACGCTCCGCGACGGCGACGGTGACGCGAACGCGTTCTGGGGCGACAGCCGCCGCGGCCGCAAGCCGGCCGGCTGCTTCGCGTTGCTCAACGAGCTGGTGACCAGCAAGGAGCCGGTCCCGGTCGCGGTGTACCGGCCCACCTCCACCGGCGCCTCCGTCGAGAGCATCCGCAGTTTCGTGATCACCGGCTGGTACCGCCGGGGCTGGCCGGACCGGAAACCCCGCGTGCCCGGGCGCGACGACCGGTGGAACGTGCGGTCGACGCTGACCGGCGCGTCCCGCTGTGCGGTCAGCCCGCGCTTCACCGACTCCTGCCTGTTCGGCTACTTCACCGACGACCCGGCCGGCGGCGGCGCGGCCGGCCCCGCCTCGATCCGTATCACCGGCTGA
- a CDS encoding Flp family type IVb pilin codes for MLNLYARVAVYVAALRHRDRGATAVEYALIIAGVAAVLAVVVFALQDVLRDMFQETCTDIAADTPATAPPACTTP; via the coding sequence ATGCTGAACCTCTACGCACGAGTGGCGGTGTACGTCGCCGCACTGCGTCACCGGGACCGTGGCGCGACCGCGGTCGAGTACGCGCTGATCATCGCGGGTGTCGCCGCCGTGCTGGCGGTCGTCGTGTTCGCGCTGCAGGACGTACTGCGGGACATGTTCCAGGAGACGTGTACGGACATCGCCGCCGATACCCCCGCGACGGCTCCGCCCGCTTGCACGACGCCGTAA
- a CDS encoding prepilin peptidase — protein MSVSLVVITAALGALVGILTPRVAWRLSVEFGEPPRSACANCGHKTESWVRVRVACPGCGRRLGPRPWLTTAVGAVSLGALGWAFGPDPVLPGYLAVAAIGVLLAFVDLAVLRLPDPLVGAAAVLGGGVLLLVSLLDWSFAPLLRALLGGLVLFAVYLVIALIPGANLGFGDVKLSAVLGLMLGWLGWPAVVLGLIVPHLLNGPVALVLLVTGRAGRGTDLPLGPALLAGTLVAVVIARHGLPLFG, from the coding sequence GTGTCCGTCTCACTCGTCGTCATCACGGCCGCGCTCGGCGCGCTCGTCGGGATTCTGACGCCGCGAGTGGCCTGGCGGCTGTCCGTCGAGTTCGGTGAGCCACCGCGGTCGGCCTGTGCCAACTGCGGACACAAAACCGAATCATGGGTACGGGTACGCGTCGCCTGCCCGGGTTGCGGCCGCCGTCTCGGCCCGCGCCCGTGGCTGACCACGGCGGTCGGCGCGGTCTCGCTCGGCGCGCTGGGCTGGGCATTCGGTCCCGACCCGGTCCTGCCCGGCTACCTGGCGGTGGCCGCGATCGGTGTGCTGCTCGCGTTCGTCGACCTGGCCGTGCTGCGCCTGCCGGATCCGCTGGTGGGCGCCGCGGCCGTGCTCGGCGGCGGCGTCCTGCTGCTGGTCTCGCTGCTCGATTGGTCCTTCGCCCCGCTGCTGCGCGCGCTGCTCGGCGGGCTGGTCCTGTTCGCCGTCTACCTGGTGATCGCGCTGATCCCGGGCGCGAACCTGGGCTTCGGCGACGTGAAGCTCTCCGCGGTGCTCGGCCTGATGCTCGGCTGGCTGGGCTGGCCAGCCGTGGTGCTCGGCTTGATCGTGCCGCACCTGCTGAACGGGCCGGTCGCGTTGGTGCTGCTGGTCACCGGCCGGGCCGGGCGCGGCACGGATCTGCCGCTCGGTCCGGCGCTGCTGGCGGGCACGCTGGTCGCGGTCGTGATCGCGCGGCACGGGCTGCCGCTGTTCGGCTGA
- a CDS encoding AAA family ATPase yields the protein MTILYEPSRQAAQHFGMLVGGDVRTAVSLDDVYALLNEDPDEQLVLMGPNTPLPEAVSLAARQRLARPSLGVVLLRHQLEVSVLAEAIRSGVREVADVNDPTNILAACARSQDLSRRMHGGLHAKTSERGDAVDGKVITVYAAKGGCGKTMLAANLAVALAGGGDKRVCLIDLDLTLGDVALMLQLSPERTIADAVPVADRIDETGLRTMVTNYCPGVDVLLAPVVPTIAEQISRDLVTEILYLTRGMYDYVVVDSPPVFNDHVLAALDSSHQYLLVATPAVTAIKNLRILLDTFDVLDYRKENRLVILNRADARLGVTPADIERVLRIPLTTQIPASRDVSISINRGVPIVLDSPAHPVSEAIRDLAAHRIGAGASTPKGLRSMLSRRGKR from the coding sequence ATGACCATCCTGTACGAGCCGTCCCGGCAGGCCGCCCAGCACTTCGGCATGCTGGTCGGCGGCGACGTGCGCACCGCGGTCAGCCTCGACGACGTGTACGCGCTGCTCAACGAGGACCCGGACGAGCAACTGGTGCTGATGGGCCCGAACACGCCACTGCCCGAGGCGGTCAGCCTGGCCGCCCGGCAGCGCCTGGCCCGCCCGTCGCTCGGCGTGGTGCTGCTGCGCCACCAGCTCGAGGTGAGCGTACTGGCCGAGGCGATCCGCTCCGGCGTGCGCGAGGTCGCGGACGTCAACGACCCGACGAACATCCTCGCCGCCTGCGCCCGCTCGCAGGACCTGTCCCGCCGCATGCACGGCGGCCTGCACGCGAAGACGTCCGAGCGCGGTGACGCGGTGGACGGCAAGGTGATCACGGTCTACGCGGCCAAGGGCGGCTGCGGCAAGACCATGCTGGCCGCGAACCTGGCGGTGGCGCTGGCCGGTGGCGGCGACAAGCGGGTCTGCCTGATCGACCTGGACCTGACGCTCGGCGACGTGGCGCTGATGCTGCAGCTGTCGCCGGAGCGGACCATCGCGGACGCGGTGCCGGTCGCGGACCGGATCGACGAGACCGGTCTGCGCACCATGGTCACGAACTACTGCCCCGGCGTGGATGTGCTGCTCGCCCCGGTGGTCCCGACGATCGCGGAGCAGATCAGTCGGGATCTCGTCACGGAGATCCTCTACCTGACCCGCGGCATGTACGACTACGTGGTGGTGGACAGCCCGCCGGTCTTCAACGACCACGTGCTGGCCGCGCTGGACTCCTCGCACCAGTACCTGCTGGTCGCGACGCCGGCGGTGACCGCGATCAAGAACCTGCGCATCCTGCTCGACACGTTCGACGTGCTCGACTACCGCAAGGAGAACCGGCTGGTGATCCTCAACCGGGCCGACGCGCGCCTGGGCGTGACACCGGCCGACATCGAGCGCGTGCTGCGGATCCCGCTCACCACGCAGATCCCGGCCAGCCGCGACGTCTCGATCTCGATCAACCGTGGCGTGCCGATCGTGCTCGACTCGCCCGCGCACCCGGTCAGCGAGGCGATCCGCGACCTGGCCGCGCACCGGATCGGGGCCGGTGCCTCCACCCCGAAGGGCCTGAGGTCCATGCTGTCCCGCCGTGGAAAGAGGTGA
- a CDS encoding TadE/TadG family type IV pilus assembly protein, protein METALVLPLLLIVVFAIIDFGRMLNTQIKVTEAAREGARALTLVDDAEAGTVAGTVMGRTPSAILGPGFWTGTPAGDCRVDGTRQATYQVAYGFEFITPLTVFAGIGTGTDGFIPLTARAVLPCRA, encoded by the coding sequence GTGGAGACCGCGCTCGTCCTGCCGCTGCTGCTGATCGTCGTGTTCGCGATCATCGACTTCGGCCGGATGCTGAACACCCAGATCAAGGTGACCGAGGCGGCCCGCGAGGGCGCTCGCGCGCTCACGCTCGTCGACGACGCCGAGGCCGGCACGGTCGCCGGCACCGTGATGGGCCGCACGCCGTCCGCGATCCTCGGTCCGGGTTTCTGGACCGGCACCCCGGCCGGCGACTGCCGGGTGGACGGCACACGACAGGCCACGTACCAGGTGGCGTACGGCTTCGAGTTCATCACGCCACTCACCGTGTTCGCCGGCATCGGCACCGGGACCGACGGATTCATCCCGCTGACGGCCCGGGCGGTCCTGCCATGCCGCGCCTGA
- a CDS encoding CpaF family protein — MTDQQNRGHARRPDEIPRTGSGFSAAEVLALNEDSPYPATAIPVTAVPSTNFPFSGASVSTSGTGAFGRRNVRRAYDPLAEVRRRAHGALLEQLGPQMYEAGADEEELERRVREALPGLLAKEDQLTAGDRGVAFRQVIDEIVGHGPIEPLLRDPDITEIMVNSWDRIYVERFGRIQSVETAFLDEWHLRRVIDKIVSRVGRRVDESSPMVDARLPDGSRVNAVIPPVTLDGAAMTIRKFAANPYGVEDLIAFGTLNPSVASLLSACIQGRLDVLITGGTGTGKTTLLNVLSQMLPPHERIITIEDAAELRLAQDHVVRMEYRPPNIEGRGEVTIRDLVRNALRMRPDRIVVGEVRDGAALDMLQAMNTGHDGSLTTVHANSPRDSLSRLETMVLMAGMDLPVRAIREQIASAVDVIVHLSRLRDGTRRITHVTEVLGLDGDVILTQDIFLFDFRSGTDAYGRYQGELRPTGTRPQFLDKLADQGVDASPRNVGLQDVLQ, encoded by the coding sequence TTGACCGACCAGCAGAACCGGGGTCACGCGCGCCGGCCCGACGAGATCCCGCGCACCGGCAGCGGGTTCTCCGCGGCGGAGGTCCTGGCGCTGAACGAGGACTCGCCGTACCCGGCGACCGCGATCCCGGTGACCGCGGTGCCGAGCACGAACTTCCCGTTCAGCGGCGCTTCCGTGTCCACCTCCGGCACCGGCGCGTTCGGGCGCCGCAACGTGCGCCGGGCGTACGACCCGCTGGCCGAGGTCCGCCGCCGCGCGCACGGTGCGCTGCTGGAACAGCTCGGGCCGCAGATGTACGAGGCCGGCGCGGACGAGGAGGAACTGGAGCGCCGCGTCCGCGAGGCATTGCCCGGCCTGCTCGCCAAGGAGGACCAGCTCACCGCGGGCGACCGGGGCGTGGCGTTCCGGCAGGTGATCGACGAGATCGTCGGGCACGGCCCGATCGAGCCGCTGCTGCGCGACCCGGACATCACCGAGATCATGGTCAACTCCTGGGACCGGATCTACGTGGAGCGGTTCGGCCGCATCCAGTCGGTGGAGACCGCATTCCTGGACGAGTGGCACCTGCGCCGCGTGATCGACAAGATCGTCTCGCGGGTGGGCCGCCGGGTGGACGAGTCCAGCCCGATGGTCGACGCCCGGCTACCGGACGGCAGCCGCGTCAACGCCGTGATCCCGCCGGTCACGCTGGACGGCGCCGCGATGACGATCCGGAAGTTCGCCGCCAACCCGTACGGTGTGGAGGATCTGATCGCGTTCGGCACGCTGAACCCGTCGGTGGCCTCGCTGCTGTCCGCCTGCATCCAGGGCCGGCTCGACGTGCTGATCACCGGCGGCACCGGCACCGGAAAGACCACGCTGCTCAACGTGCTCTCCCAGATGCTGCCGCCGCACGAGCGGATCATCACCATCGAGGACGCGGCCGAGCTGCGGCTGGCCCAGGACCACGTGGTGCGGATGGAGTACCGCCCGCCGAACATCGAGGGCCGCGGCGAGGTCACCATCCGCGACCTGGTCCGCAACGCGTTGCGCATGCGCCCGGACCGGATCGTGGTCGGCGAGGTCCGCGACGGCGCCGCACTCGACATGCTCCAGGCGATGAACACCGGCCACGACGGCTCGCTCACCACGGTGCACGCGAACTCGCCGCGTGACTCGCTGTCCCGCCTGGAGACGATGGTGCTGATGGCCGGCATGGACCTGCCGGTGCGCGCGATCCGCGAGCAGATCGCGTCCGCGGTGGACGTGATCGTGCACCTCAGCCGCCTGCGGGACGGCACCCGGCGGATCACCCACGTCACCGAGGTGCTCGGCCTGGACGGCGACGTGATCCTGACGCAGGACATCTTCCTGTTCGACTTCCGGTCCGGCACCGACGCGTACGGCCGTTACCAGGGCGAACTCCGCCCGACCGGCACCCGCCCGCAGTTCTTGGACAAACTGGCCGACCAGGGCGTCGACGCCAGCCCGCGCAACGTCGGCCTACAGGACGTTCTTCAATGA
- the cpaB gene encoding Flp pilus assembly protein CpaB, which yields MSRRILAVFLAIVLAVLGTAAVLYYVNRADDRAVDDVSAVEVLVAQQRIATGTTGTVIRDRQLAVATRMPASSLPEGAVASITPELEKQLVTSTLLPGQLLLRSMFANATETSSGLAIPSDKVAVSFEASMAQQVAGYVRPGAQVALFASYTATANGSKAIGGEGVRGTAVLLPRIEVIAIGEYGSGETTITPQDGAAPDAEPTTLVTVAASTVEAAKIITAANAGAIYLALLTEESDVQAGVGVDDNNVFG from the coding sequence ATGTCTCGTCGCATCCTCGCCGTATTCCTGGCGATCGTCCTGGCCGTGCTCGGCACCGCGGCGGTGCTGTACTACGTGAACCGGGCCGACGACCGGGCGGTCGACGACGTCAGCGCCGTCGAGGTGCTGGTCGCCCAGCAGCGCATCGCGACCGGCACCACCGGCACCGTGATCCGCGACCGGCAGCTCGCGGTCGCCACCCGCATGCCCGCGTCCAGCCTGCCCGAGGGCGCGGTCGCCTCGATCACGCCGGAGCTGGAGAAACAGCTGGTCACGTCCACGCTGCTGCCCGGTCAGCTGCTGCTGCGCAGCATGTTCGCGAACGCCACGGAGACGTCCAGCGGCCTGGCCATCCCGAGCGACAAGGTGGCGGTCAGCTTCGAGGCGTCGATGGCGCAGCAGGTCGCCGGGTACGTGCGGCCGGGCGCGCAGGTGGCGCTGTTCGCGTCGTACACCGCGACCGCGAACGGCAGCAAGGCGATCGGCGGCGAGGGCGTGCGGGGCACCGCGGTGCTGCTGCCCCGGATCGAGGTGATCGCGATCGGCGAGTACGGCAGCGGCGAGACCACGATCACGCCGCAGGACGGTGCGGCGCCGGACGCGGAGCCGACCACGCTGGTCACGGTCGCGGCGTCCACCGTGGAGGCCGCGAAGATCATCACGGCCGCGAACGCGGGTGCGATCTACCTCGCGCTGCTCACCGAGGAGTCCGACGTGCAGGCCGGTGTCGGTGTCGACGACAACAACGTGTTCGGGTGA
- a CDS encoding type II secretion system F family protein gives MIDSGTPAFRIAMAALVFLALLAIFLLIFSPMFGLVERRRRMAQVEEFASAVRADRSTAPRPASPFARVAVSAAEQVVRTRGWEERIGHQLDRAGLKLRPSEWLLARIGVALGLAVVLTLLAGPLGFLLGAFLGVLATELFQRHLANRREERFAAALPDSIQMVIGSLRSGFSLQQALDAMVRESVDPLAGEFSRALAEARLGMELEEALDRVAKRMHNKDLAWTVIAMRVQREVGGNLAEVLSNTITTIRERELLRGHVRALSAEGRLSAWVLLALPIVLGAFMFLSRREYVAPLFTDPRGVLMLIAGVVLVVLGGFWLTRVVKVEV, from the coding sequence ATGATCGACTCGGGTACGCCGGCCTTCCGGATCGCTATGGCGGCGCTGGTCTTCCTGGCGCTACTGGCGATCTTCCTGCTCATCTTCTCGCCGATGTTCGGCCTGGTGGAGCGCCGTCGCCGGATGGCCCAGGTGGAGGAGTTCGCGTCCGCGGTCCGCGCCGACCGCAGCACGGCACCCCGCCCCGCCTCGCCGTTCGCCCGGGTCGCGGTCTCCGCCGCCGAGCAGGTCGTCCGGACCCGGGGCTGGGAGGAGCGGATCGGCCACCAGCTCGACCGGGCCGGCCTGAAACTGCGCCCCAGCGAGTGGCTGCTGGCCCGGATCGGCGTCGCGCTCGGCCTCGCGGTCGTGCTCACGCTGCTGGCCGGCCCGCTCGGCTTCCTGCTCGGCGCGTTCCTCGGCGTGCTCGCGACCGAGCTGTTCCAGCGGCACCTGGCGAACCGCCGCGAGGAGCGGTTCGCGGCCGCGCTCCCGGACTCGATCCAGATGGTGATCGGCTCGCTGCGATCCGGCTTCTCGCTCCAGCAGGCGCTCGACGCGATGGTCCGCGAGTCCGTCGACCCGCTGGCCGGCGAGTTCAGCCGCGCGCTCGCGGAGGCCCGGCTGGGCATGGAGCTGGAGGAGGCGCTTGACCGGGTCGCCAAGCGCATGCACAACAAGGACCTGGCCTGGACCGTCATCGCGATGCGGGTGCAGCGCGAGGTCGGCGGCAACCTGGCCGAGGTGCTCAGCAACACGATCACCACGATCCGCGAGCGCGAGCTGCTGCGCGGCCACGTGCGCGCGCTCTCCGCCGAGGGCCGGCTCTCCGCCTGGGTGCTGCTCGCGTTGCCGATCGTGCTCGGTGCGTTCATGTTCCTCAGCCGCCGCGAGTACGTCGCGCCGCTCTTCACCGACCCGCGCGGCGTCCTCATGCTGATCGCCGGCGTGGTGCTGGTCGTGCTCGGCGGTTTCTGGCTCACCCGGGTCGTCAAGGTCGAGGTCTGA
- a CDS encoding type II secretion system F family protein: MDVIVLGAGLTVIFAALLILLLTLVLGGADRRGLARALADINAVYAPGAAQGRRTALSAGPAGRPALGRAVTLLASRLTPDPAAAWLQRTLDHAGNPPSWPPARILEAQGWGIVVGVPVGALTGLGLVVAQGISPISTLILCVLAGGLIGWWSPYLMVLNAAQRRQEQLLDTLPDTLDMLTLCVEAGLGFDAALMQVAAGIDGPLGGELARALQEMQMGKRRAEALRSLAARTTIPELRNAMMSIVQATELGIPVASVLREQSREMRVKRRQRAEERARKVPIKILFPLVFCLFPALFVVILGPGVLRMIDTFSGQ; this comes from the coding sequence GTGGATGTGATCGTGCTCGGCGCCGGGCTCACCGTGATCTTCGCGGCGCTGCTCATCCTGCTTCTGACGCTGGTCCTCGGCGGCGCCGACCGCCGCGGCCTGGCCCGCGCGCTCGCCGACATCAACGCGGTCTACGCGCCCGGCGCGGCGCAGGGCCGCCGTACCGCGCTCTCCGCCGGGCCGGCCGGCCGGCCCGCGCTCGGCCGCGCGGTCACGCTGCTGGCCAGCCGGCTCACCCCGGACCCGGCCGCGGCCTGGCTGCAGCGCACGCTCGACCACGCCGGCAACCCGCCGTCCTGGCCGCCCGCCCGGATCCTCGAAGCGCAGGGCTGGGGCATCGTCGTCGGCGTACCCGTGGGTGCTCTGACGGGTCTCGGCCTCGTCGTGGCGCAGGGCATCTCGCCGATCAGCACGCTGATCCTGTGTGTGCTGGCCGGGGGCCTGATCGGCTGGTGGAGCCCGTACCTGATGGTGCTCAACGCCGCCCAGCGCCGCCAGGAGCAGCTGCTGGACACGCTGCCGGACACGCTCGACATGCTCACGCTCTGCGTCGAGGCCGGTCTCGGCTTCGACGCCGCGCTGATGCAGGTCGCGGCCGGGATCGACGGCCCGCTCGGCGGCGAACTGGCCCGTGCGCTCCAGGAGATGCAGATGGGCAAACGACGCGCGGAGGCGCTGCGCTCGCTCGCCGCCCGCACCACGATCCCGGAACTGCGCAACGCCATGATGTCCATCGTCCAGGCCACCGAGCTGGGCATCCCGGTCGCCTCGGTGCTGCGCGAGCAGTCCCGCGAGATGCGGGTCAAGCGCCGTCAGCGCGCCGAGGAACGCGCCCGCAAGGTCCCGATCAAAATCCTCTTCCCGCTGGTCTTCTGCCTGTTCCCGGCGCTCTTCGTGGTGATCCTGGGCCCCGGCGTACTGCGCATGATCGACACCTTCAGCGGCCAGTAG
- a CDS encoding LppU/SCO3897 family protein encodes MSNYGPPGGPYPGRGRDPQEEPYTEPSDPWGDWGRDNNDGGGYDQGAGYGQGGYDQQGYGQQQPGYGTGGYDVTGTGYAQRAAETAPGAWTPAPPGPPLAQPGPPARRGGSGMLILVAVLVLLVLAGGGTAFYLLTRSDNDTNNTATDDPTPQPADSGTPAASTAGTPTPNPSASAPVVSDARDVKKGECVENIGNDNKPVMKIADCDGKSVYEVLARFDAPATGEDDAKKKCEAVEGYTNWYFFNSQLDSLDFVLCLKQR; translated from the coding sequence ATGTCGAACTACGGACCGCCCGGCGGGCCGTATCCCGGACGCGGCCGGGACCCCCAGGAGGAGCCGTACACCGAGCCGTCCGACCCCTGGGGCGACTGGGGCCGGGACAACAACGACGGTGGCGGCTACGACCAGGGCGCCGGCTACGGCCAGGGCGGCTACGACCAGCAGGGGTACGGGCAGCAGCAGCCCGGGTACGGCACCGGCGGCTACGACGTCACCGGCACCGGCTACGCGCAGCGCGCCGCCGAGACCGCGCCCGGCGCCTGGACGCCGGCACCGCCCGGACCGCCGCTCGCGCAACCCGGCCCGCCGGCGCGCAGGGGCGGCAGCGGCATGCTGATCCTGGTCGCGGTCCTGGTGCTGCTCGTGCTGGCCGGTGGCGGCACCGCGTTCTACCTGCTGACCCGGTCGGACAACGACACGAACAACACGGCCACCGACGATCCGACGCCGCAGCCGGCCGACTCCGGCACCCCAGCGGCGTCCACGGCCGGCACGCCGACGCCGAACCCCTCGGCCTCGGCACCCGTGGTCAGCGACGCACGCGACGTCAAGAAGGGCGAGTGCGTCGAGAACATCGGGAACGACAACAAGCCGGTGATGAAGATCGCCGACTGTGACGGGAAGAGCGTGTACGAGGTGCTCGCCCGCTTCGACGCGCCGGCGACCGGTGAGGACGACGCGAAAAAGAAGTGCGAGGCCGTCGAGGGGTACACAAACTGGTACTTCTTCAACAGTCAGCTTGATTCCCTTGACTTCGTCCTTTGCCTGAAGCAGCGGTAG